The following coding sequences are from one Oncorhynchus nerka isolate Pitt River linkage group LG6, Oner_Uvic_2.0, whole genome shotgun sequence window:
- the LOC115130180 gene encoding tomoregulin-1-like isoform X2, with protein sequence MSSLVRTGDESRRELQFKPQWDLSEKKSDLRVCDTATCRYGGTCQENGADLKCVCQFHCSKKYVPVCGSNGDTYQNECFLRRAACKQQKSISQASDVACQTDGSSGSGDRDDEGSGTGRGKKPTKCVNCKFGAECDVDSEDILCMCNIDCSGHNDNPVCGTDGKSYITPCHVREASCLKQVKIDVKHLGSCPEKGKKKNEDDGSNSKTDLFDTVDIGEDRAYGGIPTLCTKDYANFCEHGQCEIKYSIPTCRCDSGYTGQQCDEIQDFNILYVVPSGQKLHYVLIAAVIGAVQIAIIVAVVMCFTRRCPKTQRGRRQQQHLGHFPSGTSSRMM encoded by the exons ATGTCTTCCCTCGTGCGGACTGGCGATGAGAGCAGGAGGGAACTTCAGTTCAAACCTCAGTGGG ATTTGTCTGAGAAGAAAAGTGACCTGAGAGTGTGTGACACTGCAACTTGTCGTTACGGGGGGACATGTCAAGAGAATGGGGCTGACCTGAAATGTGTCTGCCAGTTCCAT TGCTCTAAGAAGTACGTCCCTGTTTGTGGTTCCAACGGAGACACCTATCAGAATGAGTGCTTCTTGAGGAGAGCAGCATGCAAGCAGCAGAAGTCCATATCACAGGCCTCTGACGTGGCCTGCCAAACAG ATGGCAGTTCTGGATCTGGCGACAGAG ATGATGAAGGATCAGGCACAGGCAGAGGAAAAAAGCCCACAAAATGCGTCAACTGCAAGTTTGGAGCAGAATGCGATGTGGACTCTGAGGATATATT GTGTATGTGCAACATTGACTGCAGTGGCCATAATGACAACCCGGTGTGTGGAACAGACGGAAAATCTTACATTACCCCCTGTCACGTAAGAGAGGCTTCGTGCCTGAAGCAGGTGAAGATTGACGTGAAGCATCTCGGGAGTTGTCCAG aAAAGGGGAAGAAGAAAAACGAAGACGATGGCAGCAACAGCAAGACGGATCTTTTTG ACACGGTAGACATAGGGGAGGACAGAGCTTATGGAGGGATCCCCACCCTCTGCACAAAGGACTACGCCAACTTTTGTGAACACGGCCAATGTGAAATTAAGTATAGCATCCCCACCTGCCG GTGTGACTCGGGCTACACTGGCCAGCAGTGTGATGAAATCCAAGACTTCAACATCCTGTACGTGGTACCCAGTGGACAGAAACTCCACTACGTTCTCATAGCAGCCGTCATCGGAGCCGTACAGATCGCCATCATTGTcgctgttgtcatgtgtttcacAAG GAGGTGTCCCAAAACCCAGAGGGGACGAAGACAACAGCAACACCTTGGACACTTTCCCTCTGGGACTTCATCCAGGATGATGTAG
- the LOC115130180 gene encoding tomoregulin-1-like isoform X1 has protein sequence MSIGYPLSSHGPSAGRFFSLLCLLAVSTLPGAQASYPESSDCILGKGKDCLDLSEKKSDLRVCDTATCRYGGTCQENGADLKCVCQFHCSKKYVPVCGSNGDTYQNECFLRRAACKQQKSISQASDVACQTDGSSGSGDRDDEGSGTGRGKKPTKCVNCKFGAECDVDSEDILCMCNIDCSGHNDNPVCGTDGKSYITPCHVREASCLKQVKIDVKHLGSCPEKGKKKNEDDGSNSKTDLFDTVDIGEDRAYGGIPTLCTKDYANFCEHGQCEIKYSIPTCRCDSGYTGQQCDEIQDFNILYVVPSGQKLHYVLIAAVIGAVQIAIIVAVVMCFTRRCPKTQRGRRQQQHLGHFPSGTSSRMM, from the exons ATGTCCATAGGATATCCCCTCTCATCTCACGGACCCTCAGCAGGccgttttttctctctcctctgccttttGGCCGTCTCTACACTGCCTGGAGCACAAGCCTCTTACCCTGAGAGCAGCGACTGTATTTTAGGAAAAGGCAAGGACTGCTTGG ATTTGTCTGAGAAGAAAAGTGACCTGAGAGTGTGTGACACTGCAACTTGTCGTTACGGGGGGACATGTCAAGAGAATGGGGCTGACCTGAAATGTGTCTGCCAGTTCCAT TGCTCTAAGAAGTACGTCCCTGTTTGTGGTTCCAACGGAGACACCTATCAGAATGAGTGCTTCTTGAGGAGAGCAGCATGCAAGCAGCAGAAGTCCATATCACAGGCCTCTGACGTGGCCTGCCAAACAG ATGGCAGTTCTGGATCTGGCGACAGAG ATGATGAAGGATCAGGCACAGGCAGAGGAAAAAAGCCCACAAAATGCGTCAACTGCAAGTTTGGAGCAGAATGCGATGTGGACTCTGAGGATATATT GTGTATGTGCAACATTGACTGCAGTGGCCATAATGACAACCCGGTGTGTGGAACAGACGGAAAATCTTACATTACCCCCTGTCACGTAAGAGAGGCTTCGTGCCTGAAGCAGGTGAAGATTGACGTGAAGCATCTCGGGAGTTGTCCAG aAAAGGGGAAGAAGAAAAACGAAGACGATGGCAGCAACAGCAAGACGGATCTTTTTG ACACGGTAGACATAGGGGAGGACAGAGCTTATGGAGGGATCCCCACCCTCTGCACAAAGGACTACGCCAACTTTTGTGAACACGGCCAATGTGAAATTAAGTATAGCATCCCCACCTGCCG GTGTGACTCGGGCTACACTGGCCAGCAGTGTGATGAAATCCAAGACTTCAACATCCTGTACGTGGTACCCAGTGGACAGAAACTCCACTACGTTCTCATAGCAGCCGTCATCGGAGCCGTACAGATCGCCATCATTGTcgctgttgtcatgtgtttcacAAG GAGGTGTCCCAAAACCCAGAGGGGACGAAGACAACAGCAACACCTTGGACACTTTCCCTCTGGGACTTCATCCAGGATGATGTAG